One Roseomonas gilardii subsp. gilardii genomic region harbors:
- the hutI gene encoding imidazolonepropionase: MTEGRRFDRVWLGGRLLTMAPDSRGAAAGEAATLAGCGVVERGAIASRDGRIAFAGPEDGLPSGWEAGEVLRLEGRWVTPGLVDCHTHLVHGGDRAAEFEARLAGATYAEIARAGGGILSTVRATRAADEDALVAGALPRLDRLLAEGVTTVEVKSGYGLETETELRMLRAARRLGAARDVGVATSFLGAHAVPPGMEAEDYTTLVCGTMLPAVAASGLADAVDVFHESIAFSAAQTERVFAAARAHGLPVKLHADQLENGGGAALAARWGALSADHLECADEAGADALARAGTVAVLLPGAAYTLRETSRPPVKALRRHGAHIAVATDCNPGSSPLTSILLAMNMAAVLFRLTVPECLAGVTREAARALGLLDRIGTLEAGKRCDLAIWDIERPAELVYRLGFNPLHSRVRGGK; this comes from the coding sequence ATGACCGAAGGGCGCCGTTTCGATCGCGTGTGGCTGGGGGGCAGGCTGCTGACCATGGCGCCGGACAGCCGTGGCGCGGCTGCGGGAGAGGCCGCCACCCTGGCGGGCTGCGGCGTGGTGGAGCGGGGCGCCATCGCCAGCCGGGACGGGCGGATCGCCTTCGCGGGGCCGGAGGACGGGCTTCCCTCCGGCTGGGAGGCCGGGGAGGTCCTGCGCCTGGAAGGCCGCTGGGTCACGCCAGGGCTGGTGGATTGCCACACCCATCTCGTCCATGGCGGCGACCGCGCGGCGGAGTTCGAGGCACGGCTCGCCGGCGCCACCTATGCCGAGATCGCCCGCGCCGGGGGCGGCATCCTGTCCACCGTGCGCGCCACGCGGGCGGCGGATGAGGACGCGCTGGTGGCAGGCGCCCTGCCCCGGCTCGACCGCCTGCTCGCCGAGGGCGTGACCACGGTGGAGGTGAAGTCCGGCTATGGGCTGGAGACGGAGACCGAGCTGCGGATGCTGCGCGCCGCGCGGCGGCTGGGCGCGGCGCGCGATGTCGGCGTGGCCACCAGCTTCCTCGGCGCCCATGCGGTGCCGCCGGGGATGGAGGCGGAGGACTACACCACCCTGGTCTGCGGCACGATGCTACCCGCCGTGGCGGCGTCCGGGCTGGCCGATGCGGTGGATGTGTTCCACGAGAGCATTGCCTTCTCCGCCGCGCAGACTGAACGGGTCTTCGCCGCCGCGCGGGCCCATGGCCTGCCGGTGAAGCTGCATGCCGACCAGTTGGAGAATGGTGGCGGGGCGGCGCTGGCGGCACGCTGGGGGGCGCTCTCGGCGGATCACCTGGAATGCGCGGACGAGGCGGGGGCCGACGCCCTGGCACGCGCGGGCACCGTGGCGGTGCTGCTGCCCGGCGCCGCCTATACGCTGCGCGAGACCAGCCGCCCGCCGGTCAAGGCGCTGCGGCGGCATGGCGCCCACATCGCCGTGGCAACGGACTGCAATCCGGGAAGTTCGCCGCTCACCTCGATCCTGCTGGCGATGAACATGGCGGCGGTGCTGTTCCGCCTGACCGTGCCGGAATGCCTGGCCGGGGTGACGCGCGAGGCGGCGCGGGCGCTGGGCCTGCTGGACCGGATCGGCACGCTGGAGGCGGGCAAGCGCTGCGACCTCGCCATCTGGGACATCGAGCGGCCGGCGGAGCTGGTCTACCGCCTGGGCTTCAACCCGCTCCACAGCCGCGTCCGGGGAGGAAAGTGA
- a CDS encoding formimidoylglutamate deiminase produces MRLLAEAALLDGEIRRDVAITLDTEGCIAGVAAESEAAEGDERLSGLVVPGMPNLHSHAFQRAMAGLAERAGPEGDNFWRWREVMYRFLAVLTPEDVEAIAAQLYAECLRQGYTAVAEFHYLHNAPDGTPYADPAEMARRIAAAAGVAGIGLTLLPVLYRHSQFGGAEPAPGQRRFVLPVETWAAICREAASWPGVTAGVAPHSLRAVTPEELSASLALAAELGPGTPIHIHVAEQVKEVEDCLAWSGQRPVQWLLGHAPVDARWCLIHATHADPAETLALARSGAVAGLCPTTEANLGDGFFPLPDFAAAGGRFGIGTDSNVSTSPIEELRWMEYVQRLRHRARNVTETRAGASVGLALLERAARGGAQALGQPMGRLAPGCRADLLVLDTEHPALVGREGDALLDAWVFSGNTTPVRDVMAGGCWVVRDGVHHRQAEIATRFARVMRRIRDLA; encoded by the coding sequence ATGCGCCTTCTGGCCGAAGCCGCCTTGCTGGACGGCGAGATCCGTCGCGACGTCGCCATCACGCTCGATACGGAGGGGTGCATCGCGGGCGTGGCCGCGGAGAGCGAGGCGGCGGAAGGCGACGAGCGCCTGTCCGGCCTCGTCGTGCCGGGGATGCCCAACCTGCACTCCCATGCCTTCCAGCGCGCCATGGCGGGGCTGGCCGAGCGCGCCGGGCCGGAGGGCGACAATTTCTGGCGCTGGCGCGAGGTGATGTACCGCTTCCTCGCCGTGCTGACGCCGGAGGATGTCGAGGCCATCGCGGCGCAGCTCTACGCGGAATGCCTGCGCCAGGGCTACACCGCCGTGGCGGAGTTCCACTACCTGCACAATGCGCCGGACGGCACGCCCTATGCCGATCCGGCGGAGATGGCGCGGCGCATCGCTGCGGCGGCCGGGGTGGCGGGGATCGGGCTGACCCTGCTGCCGGTGCTCTACCGCCACAGCCAGTTCGGCGGGGCGGAGCCGGCGCCGGGGCAGCGGCGCTTCGTCCTGCCGGTCGAGACCTGGGCGGCGATCTGCCGGGAGGCCGCCTCCTGGCCCGGTGTGACGGCCGGCGTGGCGCCGCATTCGCTGCGCGCCGTGACGCCGGAGGAACTCTCCGCCAGCCTGGCGCTCGCGGCGGAGCTGGGCCCCGGCACGCCCATCCATATCCATGTCGCGGAACAGGTGAAGGAGGTCGAGGACTGCCTCGCCTGGAGCGGCCAGCGCCCGGTGCAATGGCTGCTCGGCCATGCGCCGGTGGATGCGCGCTGGTGCCTGATCCATGCCACGCATGCCGATCCGGCGGAAACCCTGGCCCTGGCACGGAGCGGCGCCGTGGCCGGTCTCTGCCCCACCACCGAGGCCAATCTCGGCGACGGCTTCTTTCCCCTGCCGGATTTCGCCGCCGCCGGCGGGCGCTTCGGCATCGGCACGGACAGCAACGTCTCCACCAGCCCCATCGAGGAGTTGCGCTGGATGGAATACGTCCAGCGCCTGCGCCATCGCGCCCGCAACGTCACCGAGACGCGGGCCGGCGCCTCGGTGGGCCTCGCCCTGCTGGAACGCGCGGCGCGGGGCGGCGCCCAGGCGCTGGGCCAGCCCATGGGGCGCCTCGCGCCGGGCTGCCGCGCCGATCTCCTGGTGCTGGACACGGAGCACCCGGCCCTGGTCGGACGGGAGGGCGACGCGCTGCTGGATGCCTGGGTTTTTTCCGGCAACACCACGCCGGTCCGCGACGTGATGGCTGGCGGGTGCTGGGTGGTGCGCGACGGGGTGCACCACCGTCAGGCCGAGATCGCCACCCGCTTCGCCCGGGTGATGCGGCGGATTCGGGATCTGGCCTGA
- a CDS encoding LysR family transcriptional regulator: MRIVENLVDITVFARVAEMGSLTAAARELGMSLPVVSKRLARLEQRLGMRLVSRTTRHLALTEDGRDFQAHCRRILAQIDEMEAALALRRGEVIGQLRITSTVAFGTRILAPLIAEFLCLHPAMRIHLAATDTMVDLMTGGFDLAIRFGAMPDSQILAHPLAPNHRVVCGAPAYLARRGQPAHPRDLEQHDCILSGDAPQDHWRFRSREGEEVPVQVTGVASADHGEVAQALALAGAGLLVKSIWEVGPEVKQGRLQIVLPGWHVPGPPLQAVHAHGRLATPRLSLFLDFLRGKLRTGWPWDDLAAAGSSPEPRERPPLSRAGRGAGCRKP, translated from the coding sequence ATGCGCATCGTCGAGAATCTCGTCGATATCACGGTCTTCGCCCGGGTCGCCGAGATGGGCAGCCTGACCGCGGCGGCCCGTGAGCTCGGCATGTCGCTGCCGGTCGTCAGCAAGCGCCTGGCGCGGCTGGAGCAGCGCCTCGGCATGCGGCTGGTGAGCCGCACCACACGGCATCTCGCCCTCACCGAGGATGGGCGCGACTTCCAGGCCCATTGCCGGCGGATCCTGGCCCAGATCGACGAGATGGAGGCTGCCCTGGCCCTGCGCCGGGGCGAGGTGATCGGGCAGTTGCGCATCACCTCCACCGTCGCCTTCGGGACGCGCATCCTGGCTCCCCTGATCGCGGAGTTCCTGTGCCTGCACCCGGCAATGCGCATCCACCTCGCCGCCACGGATACGATGGTGGACCTGATGACCGGTGGCTTCGACCTGGCCATCCGCTTCGGTGCCATGCCCGATTCCCAGATCCTGGCGCATCCGCTCGCCCCGAACCACCGCGTCGTCTGCGGCGCCCCCGCCTATCTGGCGCGGCGGGGCCAGCCGGCGCATCCGCGGGATCTGGAGCAGCATGACTGCATCCTGTCCGGCGACGCGCCCCAGGACCACTGGCGCTTCCGGTCGCGGGAGGGCGAGGAGGTACCGGTGCAGGTCACGGGCGTGGCCAGCGCCGACCATGGCGAGGTCGCCCAGGCCCTTGCCCTGGCCGGGGCCGGGCTGCTGGTGAAATCCATCTGGGAGGTCGGGCCGGAGGTGAAGCAGGGGAGGTTGCAGATCGTCCTGCCCGGCTGGCACGTCCCCGGGCCGCCCTTGCAGGCGGTGCACGCGCATGGGCGCCTCGCCACACCCCGGCTCAGCCTCTTCCTGGATTTCCTGCGCGGGAAGCTTCGCACCGGCTGGCCCTGGGACGATCTGGCGGCGGCGGGCAGCAGCCCTGAGCCCCGCGAGCGGCCGCCCCTCAGCCGCGCCGGCCGAGGGGCAGGCTGCCGGAAGCCTTGA
- a CDS encoding Lrp/AsnC family transcriptional regulator produces MRIALDAIDLRLLAALQRDASLSSTELAEQVGLSQAPCWRRVRRLEEAGLVRRRVALLDRKLLGLELMIFAQVKLATHGRDTLPGFEEAVRRRPEVLDCFSLLGGTDYLLRIVVPDVDAYERLYRHHLSQLPGVREIISSIVMSEIKTTTELPLPGPQALVP; encoded by the coding sequence ATGCGCATAGCCCTGGATGCCATCGACCTGCGGCTTCTTGCCGCATTGCAGCGCGACGCCTCGCTCTCCAGCACCGAACTGGCCGAGCAGGTCGGGCTTTCCCAGGCGCCCTGCTGGCGCCGCGTGCGGCGGCTGGAGGAAGCGGGGCTGGTGCGGCGCCGCGTGGCACTACTGGACCGGAAGCTGCTTGGTCTGGAGCTGATGATCTTCGCCCAGGTGAAGCTCGCCACCCATGGCCGCGACACGCTGCCGGGATTCGAGGAGGCGGTGCGGCGCCGGCCAGAGGTGCTGGACTGTTTCTCGCTGCTGGGCGGGACGGACTACCTGCTGCGGATCGTGGTGCCGGATGTCGATGCCTATGAGCGTCTCTACCGCCACCACCTGTCGCAGCTTCCCGGCGTGCGCGAGATCATCTCCAGCATCGTGATGTCGGAGATCAAGACGACGACGGAGCTTCCGCTGCCGGGTCCGCAAGCCCTGGTGCCATGA